One part of the Bdellovibrio sp. KM01 genome encodes these proteins:
- a CDS encoding tail fiber domain-containing protein, which produces MMKHGTYLLSLLLLADLAMAVPNSLSYQGRIVRPDGTAFEAANVSFLFEITNPSGNCVIYREQKSGVNMTNSNGIFDVPIGTGSKLFPASPTKTLLSIFDNSQDLDCGDASNNVASSYTPSINHSRLLRVQFHDGTGWQLITPDTEIRSVPYAAYASGADTAQSLNGKSVSDFILKASIPTCGANSFLSWNGSVLACTSISSLTLVGDVNGSSTATSVDKIKGVAIDTTAPTTGQVLKFDGSKWAPATISAGGSGTVTSVTGTAGQITVSNGTTTPVLTLDNVGTAGTYYKVTTDIQGRVTSGVATLSPADIPSLDYSKITTGVPNTLSGYGITDAVRNQGGTPGIKSGLNASKSAGTAGNLYISTDTKEIYRDNGTTWDLLGASGGGGGTLSGVSAGTGLTGGGSSGTVTISADVGTGPGQIVQLDGTSKLPAVDGSALTNLNPAGLSAVVPIAKGGTGQSSATAGFNALSPLSSKGDLLTRDSSNNVRLPAGTDGQVLSSDSSQTAGLKWITPNAGTVTNVTATAPLSVATGGTTPAISISSGSGNAQVLRWNTTNWSASYFNFTDLKSVAGLTQIPNNCTNSQTLVWQTLTDTFVCADILVSGANFSNQAAGLIFAGPTSGTAAPTFRALASTDLPSGTISGPGTAGYLPYYNAASTLANSPLYTSSSNVGLGTSSPTSILHVSNLLPNGAAPLVLLENTNASISGLTTFAATSPNIGDTYSKTNIIVGKAYSNYQAGIIEYNYNSSDSTQRRLSLGHKGYTPNFHITEPGKVGIGTTSPTSPLTVFGGALFGDKSTFPTDFNSIETNTYSNSLYNNTATSGTFGSFGSWMRVTPAANSTLASQAVSAGLSFNVPAGVTVNSSSDALWVNAARNRYTGSTDNGTVNSMRGITITYGHENAIPANTPVTNTAIGLLVNPYTATGTITDMYDIYLGSRGTGATVTNRYGIYQMDAAAKNYFNGYVGIGTSSPTYPLTISGNVWANSSIKLHRTDGTTGLGAGITMSTSNGAMGVASSQTLINNPLGQINFNGTDQTGAYTNANSAGIRAYAAENFTNTAGGGHLTFVTVPKLSQTEAERMRITSEGFVGIGTTTPNEVLEVRGNIIVNSGSNFSHLRLGQELNDTIVADNTAGKTYGGGYWFRVHDATQGSLYRDVMYMNDNGRIGIGVVLPSYTLHVNGSVAGTSAYNNLSDSRLKKEVYTIPDALEKIENLRGVSYQWNHSVHPEINLSDRRELGVIAQEVEKIFPEAVSEDHNTGIKSVAYSMLIGPLIEAVKELHAKWAADSQGIHSELEKQNREIASLKEENSRLKNNEQSQESRLRALEQRLNALEKAAAK; this is translated from the coding sequence ATGATGAAACATGGAACGTATCTTCTGTCATTACTATTGCTTGCGGACTTGGCCATGGCTGTGCCGAATTCGCTTTCGTATCAAGGACGAATCGTTCGACCTGATGGCACCGCATTTGAAGCGGCCAACGTCAGCTTTCTTTTTGAAATCACCAATCCCTCCGGAAATTGCGTTATCTATCGCGAACAAAAATCCGGCGTGAATATGACAAACTCCAATGGTATCTTTGATGTTCCGATTGGAACTGGCAGCAAACTATTCCCAGCCTCCCCGACGAAAACTCTTTTAAGCATTTTTGATAACTCCCAAGATTTGGATTGTGGAGATGCGAGCAATAACGTAGCGAGTTCATATACACCCTCAATAAATCATTCGCGGCTGCTTCGAGTGCAGTTTCATGATGGTACCGGTTGGCAGTTAATCACCCCTGATACGGAAATCCGTTCCGTTCCTTATGCGGCATATGCTTCCGGTGCCGATACAGCCCAATCTTTGAATGGTAAATCTGTCAGTGATTTCATTTTGAAAGCCAGCATTCCTACTTGTGGTGCCAATAGCTTTCTTTCTTGGAATGGTTCGGTGCTCGCATGCACCAGCATTTCCTCTCTGACATTAGTTGGTGATGTGAATGGATCCTCTACAGCAACGTCGGTAGACAAAATTAAAGGCGTCGCGATCGACACGACGGCACCGACAACTGGACAAGTGCTAAAGTTCGACGGCAGTAAATGGGCTCCCGCAACAATCTCTGCTGGCGGAAGTGGCACAGTTACATCTGTCACCGGAACTGCAGGTCAAATCACTGTTTCAAATGGAACTACGACTCCGGTGCTTACCTTGGACAATGTGGGAACTGCCGGAACTTACTATAAAGTAACGACTGATATTCAGGGCCGAGTTACAAGCGGTGTCGCCACTCTTTCTCCCGCAGATATTCCCTCGTTGGATTATTCAAAAATCACGACTGGTGTACCAAACACATTAAGTGGTTACGGGATTACGGATGCAGTTCGCAATCAAGGTGGCACTCCCGGAATAAAATCCGGATTGAATGCTTCCAAATCAGCGGGTACTGCTGGCAATTTATATATCTCGACTGATACCAAAGAAATCTATCGCGATAACGGTACGACATGGGATCTATTGGGCGCCTCTGGTGGAGGCGGTGGTACTTTATCAGGCGTCTCCGCAGGAACGGGTCTTACGGGTGGTGGCAGCTCTGGCACCGTCACAATAAGTGCAGATGTTGGAACAGGCCCCGGTCAAATTGTGCAGTTAGATGGGACTTCAAAACTGCCAGCAGTTGATGGTTCTGCACTGACAAATCTAAATCCTGCAGGACTTTCAGCAGTGGTACCCATCGCCAAAGGTGGCACCGGGCAGTCTTCAGCAACTGCGGGATTCAACGCTTTAAGCCCTCTCAGCTCAAAAGGTGATTTGCTAACTCGTGATAGCTCGAACAATGTTCGGTTGCCAGCGGGAACTGATGGACAAGTTCTTTCTTCGGATAGCTCACAAACAGCGGGCCTTAAATGGATCACACCCAATGCGGGTACTGTGACAAATGTGACGGCGACGGCTCCCCTGTCGGTGGCAACGGGTGGAACAACTCCCGCAATTTCCATTTCATCAGGGTCTGGAAATGCTCAGGTGCTTCGTTGGAATACTACAAACTGGTCAGCATCCTATTTTAACTTTACGGATTTGAAATCGGTCGCGGGTTTAACGCAAATTCCAAATAACTGTACGAACTCACAAACGCTGGTATGGCAAACCTTGACCGATACCTTTGTCTGCGCGGATATCTTAGTCAGCGGAGCAAACTTTTCAAATCAAGCCGCAGGATTGATCTTTGCCGGTCCGACTTCCGGTACAGCAGCGCCTACTTTCCGCGCTCTCGCTTCGACGGATTTACCCAGCGGAACTATTTCGGGACCTGGAACAGCCGGCTACCTTCCTTATTATAATGCGGCCTCAACACTGGCAAATTCGCCGCTTTATACTTCATCTAGTAACGTGGGCTTGGGTACGAGTTCTCCCACTTCAATTCTGCACGTAAGCAATTTGCTCCCAAATGGTGCAGCACCACTGGTCTTGTTAGAAAATACCAACGCCTCAATTTCAGGACTGACCACTTTTGCGGCGACCTCTCCAAATATCGGAGATACCTATAGCAAAACAAACATCATCGTTGGAAAAGCTTATTCAAATTATCAAGCTGGTATCATCGAATACAATTATAACTCATCTGATTCTACTCAACGCCGTTTAAGCCTGGGTCACAAAGGGTACACACCAAATTTTCATATAACTGAACCCGGTAAAGTTGGCATAGGCACAACTTCGCCAACATCTCCACTCACTGTTTTCGGTGGCGCATTGTTCGGAGATAAATCAACTTTCCCCACTGATTTCAATTCAATTGAAACCAATACTTATAGCAATTCACTTTATAACAACACTGCCACTTCAGGCACTTTTGGTTCTTTCGGCAGCTGGATGCGGGTTACACCTGCAGCAAACTCTACGCTGGCTTCTCAAGCAGTATCCGCAGGCCTTTCATTCAATGTGCCAGCGGGTGTAACAGTCAATTCAAGCTCTGATGCTTTGTGGGTCAATGCCGCCCGCAATCGTTATACAGGCAGTACCGACAACGGAACGGTGAACTCTATGAGAGGCATCACCATTACATACGGACACGAAAACGCCATACCAGCAAACACTCCCGTAACCAATACCGCAATTGGGCTGTTAGTTAATCCGTACACAGCGACAGGTACGATCACCGACATGTACGATATCTACTTAGGCAGTCGTGGCACCGGCGCGACAGTCACGAACAGATATGGTATTTACCAAATGGATGCGGCCGCCAAGAATTACTTTAACGGTTACGTTGGGATCGGAACTTCCAGTCCAACGTATCCGTTAACTATCTCAGGAAATGTTTGGGCGAACTCTAGCATCAAATTGCATCGTACGGATGGCACCACTGGACTGGGCGCCGGAATTACCATGAGTACTTCAAACGGAGCGATGGGCGTGGCTTCATCGCAAACACTGATCAACAATCCACTCGGCCAAATTAATTTCAATGGCACCGACCAAACAGGGGCCTACACCAACGCCAATTCAGCTGGTATTCGCGCTTATGCTGCCGAAAACTTCACAAACACCGCTGGTGGAGGACACTTAACCTTCGTAACAGTTCCAAAGTTAAGTCAAACTGAAGCAGAAAGAATGCGCATCACTTCTGAAGGCTTCGTGGGTATCGGCACTACCACTCCGAATGAAGTACTGGAAGTTCGCGGCAACATTATAGTAAATAGCGGATCGAATTTTTCACATCTGCGATTAGGTCAAGAATTGAATGATACGATAGTTGCCGACAACACCGCCGGGAAAACCTATGGAGGTGGCTATTGGTTCCGCGTTCATGATGCTACTCAAGGTTCTCTTTATCGTGATGTGATGTACATGAACGACAATGGACGAATCGGTATTGGCGTGGTTCTTCCCTCTTACACTTTACACGTCAATGGCTCAGTGGCCGGCACTTCAGCCTATAACAACTTATCTGATAGCCGCCTAAAAAAAGAGGTCTACACTATACCCGATGCCCTAGAGAAAATCGAAAACTTGCGTGGCGTCAGCTATCAATGGAATCACAGTGTTCATCCGGAAATTAACTTGAGCGACCGTCGGGAGTTGGGAGTCATCGCCCAAGAAGTCGAAAAGATTTTCCCAGAGGCCGTCAGCGAAGATCACAACACTGGAATTAAATCGGTGGCATACTCGATGTTAATAGGCCCCCTCATTGAGGCCGTAAAAGAGCTTCATGCAAAATGGGCTGCGGATTCACAAGGAATTCACTCTGAATTAGAAAAACAGAATCGCGAAATCGCATCTTTGAAAGAAGAGAATTCTCGATTGAAAAACAACGAGCAATCCCAAGAGTCTCGACTGCGCGCGCTCGAACAGCGCTTGAATGCTTTGGAAAAAGCAGCCGCGAAATAA
- a CDS encoding DMT family transporter: MKKLSPRVRGTIEISIGSVGFGFLGIFGKIAFNSGLLVGEFLTYRFTLAAMLIWIFLLLFRPQWIRLSKKQVVIAALLGIFGYGLFSTLYFTAIDGLSITLAALLLYTYPFWVNVFSHFFTHDKISRNEAFCLVCASTGLVMLLWGHIEVRNAWAVLAGLLSGISYAIYVIVSGRVQKNVRPITSSLYVITFGALALALFHHPHFENIPHLSATQASCIFGIAIISTIIPLTMELAALQKLKSSEVALLMMIEPITAALLGVLVFKESLTGLQIAGALIIAFALVVNTRLKSFDSVSA; the protein is encoded by the coding sequence ATGAAAAAACTAAGCCCACGAGTCCGCGGAACTATTGAGATTTCCATTGGCAGCGTGGGTTTTGGTTTTTTAGGGATCTTTGGTAAAATCGCTTTTAACTCCGGCCTCTTGGTTGGAGAATTCCTGACTTACAGATTCACTTTGGCAGCGATGCTTATCTGGATCTTTCTGCTTCTCTTCCGTCCTCAATGGATTCGCCTTTCTAAAAAACAAGTAGTCATCGCCGCTTTGTTGGGGATTTTTGGTTACGGCCTGTTCTCGACTCTTTATTTCACGGCCATTGATGGACTTAGCATTACGCTCGCAGCGCTGCTGCTTTATACATATCCATTCTGGGTGAATGTGTTCTCGCACTTTTTTACTCACGACAAGATCTCGCGCAATGAAGCTTTTTGCCTGGTCTGCGCTTCAACAGGACTGGTGATGCTGTTGTGGGGGCATATCGAAGTTCGTAACGCTTGGGCGGTCCTGGCAGGTTTGCTTTCGGGAATCAGTTACGCGATTTATGTTATCGTTTCAGGTCGAGTGCAAAAAAATGTACGACCGATCACTTCCAGTCTTTATGTTATTACTTTTGGTGCTTTGGCCTTGGCACTTTTCCATCATCCGCACTTTGAAAACATCCCACACCTTTCAGCGACCCAGGCGTCTTGCATTTTTGGTATAGCGATCATAAGTACGATCATACCTTTGACCATGGAGCTGGCTGCTTTACAAAAGTTAAAAAGTTCTGAAGTTGCATTGCTGATGATGATAGAACCCATCACGGCGGCTCTTCTTGGAGTATTGGTATTTAAAGAATCACTCACGGGGTTGCAGATTGCAGGTGCACTTATAATTGCATTCGCACTCGTTGTTAATACGCGATTAAAATCTTTTGATAGTGTTTCAGCCTAG
- a CDS encoding tail fiber domain-containing protein translates to MRFWSSLFLILIAAIGASVAQASPDSFVYQGRIVKPDGTALEYNNVSFAFAFTNAAGNCVLYREQKDNVDMQGSGGMFDVPIGSGTRLFPTGPTADIRDAFKNSVSLPCEGGGNYTPSETEVRLLKVQFHDGVGWNAITPYSTIRSVPFSTFSYSAGRLGSNVAGDFVLKSSIATCAVGQYLTFDGTNFACQNDSGGTGTVSDVNVSSPLTKGGSPAIPTIGINVGTTAGTVAAGNDTRFGNAIKIQGTAVDATAPTLAQVLRYDGTSSWVPATLAISDISGLSTQLANKINATMFPTSCTAGQSLVFVSPANKFDCYDISITASQISGTIPFSKLASLPTTLLGYGITDAVKNNGGTLGFKSGTNATKGAAGTAGNIYISTDTKEIYRDNGTTWDLIGSATGTGGTITGVTAGTGLTGGGTTGAVTLNVNVGTGASQIVQLDTSSKLPAVDGSALTNLNPSALSAVVPLTKGGTGQTTALASFNALSPLTAKGDIHTRDSTNNIRLAVGTDGQVLSADSAQASGLKWITPNAGTVTSVTASSPLAVSTGTTTPAISISAGTGSAQVLRWNTSAWAASYFNFADLKSAAGTQQIPNNCTSTQTLVWQSGSDTFACVTIAVTGTNFGSQSANLVFAGPTSGSAAPTFRSLASSDLPATGATGVFLNGGNSFGTGATIGTNDANNFSLKAGGSSAATITPAGLFGIGITPTYNFHIQKNQNSITEGRIENLIASGNTSAGARFQVVGNDVSGMLAAYPGDYSVAAYQDRFIVAANSTASNGLLLATNTTSPIDLAANGATTPALRVTSTNQIAIGQTSVTGRLSTTPTNYGDLAVGMTYNSLNWYQPDATGWAGSFASAGEQGLVVATDTTTGTVFQASSGAYNVGTARRANPLLTVKGTGFVGINTSTPVSALNIVADNKSADTYDDLNIHTYHATYTPGIILTRGRGTEASPTPLLVNDLLGSYNFRGWSTSTTVGSGASIQAVAEDNWASGDTPTNMRFLTNSGASIAERMRIAANGYVGIGTTTPTSTLDVNGSIIANAGANIAMKASTASVYDSGDIVWFNSDNSEKARINAGTGSAGILYFSVGSPTSTKMTIQNDGNVGIGTVTPSYKLHVIGTAGLSTGTAWTNASDARLKDIHGDYEYGLNEVLQLHTVRYSYKKDNPLKLPSDYQKTGFIAQEVQKVIPDAVTKRSDGYLELNVDPIHWAVVNAVKDLYHRWFDDSQIIHEKISEQDRKIASIESENQILKEENKKLQKEHQDIKNWICKHDPDHTMCH, encoded by the coding sequence ATGAGATTTTGGTCGTCTTTGTTTCTCATACTCATCGCAGCCATTGGTGCGTCCGTCGCCCAGGCATCCCCTGACTCTTTTGTCTATCAGGGGCGAATCGTCAAACCTGACGGTACGGCACTCGAGTATAATAATGTCAGCTTCGCTTTCGCCTTCACCAATGCTGCTGGCAACTGTGTGTTGTACCGTGAGCAAAAAGACAACGTCGATATGCAAGGCTCGGGCGGCATGTTTGACGTGCCAATTGGCTCTGGTACTCGCCTTTTCCCAACGGGTCCTACTGCTGATATTCGCGATGCGTTTAAAAATTCAGTTTCGCTGCCTTGTGAAGGTGGAGGCAACTATACGCCGTCTGAAACTGAAGTTCGACTTTTGAAAGTACAATTTCATGATGGAGTTGGCTGGAATGCAATTACACCATATAGCACGATTCGTTCGGTCCCATTTTCTACTTTCTCTTATTCTGCAGGTCGCCTGGGTAGTAATGTTGCCGGAGATTTTGTTTTAAAATCCTCCATCGCCACTTGTGCCGTCGGTCAGTATCTGACTTTCGATGGAACTAACTTTGCCTGCCAGAACGATTCTGGTGGTACCGGAACTGTTAGTGACGTGAATGTTTCGTCGCCTCTTACCAAAGGTGGTTCGCCTGCAATTCCAACAATTGGCATCAATGTTGGAACGACGGCAGGAACTGTGGCTGCCGGTAACGACACTCGTTTTGGAAACGCCATTAAAATTCAAGGCACTGCCGTTGATGCAACGGCACCGACGCTTGCCCAAGTCTTAAGATATGATGGCACAAGCTCCTGGGTTCCAGCGACACTGGCGATTTCTGATATCTCGGGTCTTTCCACACAGCTTGCAAATAAAATCAATGCGACGATGTTTCCGACAAGTTGTACCGCGGGACAATCGTTGGTGTTTGTTTCCCCGGCTAACAAATTTGATTGCTATGACATTTCGATCACGGCTTCCCAGATTTCTGGGACAATTCCATTTTCCAAACTGGCTAGTCTTCCGACAACATTGTTGGGTTATGGAATTACAGATGCTGTGAAAAACAATGGTGGCACACTGGGTTTTAAATCTGGAACGAACGCCACTAAAGGTGCTGCCGGAACTGCGGGTAACATCTATATCTCCACAGATACCAAAGAGATCTATCGCGATAATGGCACGACCTGGGATTTAATTGGTTCCGCAACAGGAACTGGCGGAACGATTACAGGTGTGACGGCAGGAACGGGTCTTACCGGTGGCGGCACCACAGGTGCTGTGACTTTGAATGTGAATGTGGGCACGGGCGCCAGTCAGATTGTACAATTAGATACATCGTCGAAACTTCCGGCAGTGGATGGATCGGCTTTAACGAACTTAAATCCTTCGGCGCTTTCAGCTGTGGTTCCCCTTACTAAAGGTGGCACCGGTCAAACGACGGCATTGGCAAGCTTCAATGCCCTAAGCCCGCTGACTGCTAAAGGCGACATTCATACTCGTGACAGTACAAATAATATCCGCTTGGCGGTGGGAACTGATGGGCAAGTTCTTTCTGCAGACAGCGCCCAGGCCAGCGGACTTAAATGGATCACTCCAAATGCGGGCACCGTAACAAGTGTCACTGCAAGCTCACCACTCGCTGTTTCAACCGGAACAACGACTCCTGCGATCTCCATTTCTGCAGGAACCGGCTCCGCGCAAGTTCTGCGTTGGAACACGAGTGCGTGGGCTGCCTCTTACTTTAATTTTGCTGATTTAAAATCAGCAGCAGGAACGCAACAGATTCCGAACAACTGTACTTCGACGCAAACCTTAGTATGGCAGTCAGGTTCTGACACTTTCGCTTGCGTAACCATTGCCGTGACGGGAACTAATTTTGGATCGCAATCTGCAAATTTGGTTTTTGCTGGTCCAACTTCGGGAAGTGCCGCACCGACATTCCGCTCATTGGCTTCATCAGATCTTCCGGCAACGGGAGCAACGGGTGTTTTCTTGAATGGCGGTAACAGCTTCGGCACCGGGGCCACTATAGGTACGAATGATGCGAACAATTTTTCACTGAAAGCTGGTGGCAGTTCTGCAGCAACCATAACACCGGCAGGACTATTTGGTATTGGGATCACTCCCACTTACAATTTCCATATTCAGAAAAATCAAAACTCGATCACTGAAGGTCGCATTGAAAACTTGATCGCTTCAGGCAACACCAGCGCCGGCGCAAGATTTCAGGTAGTGGGAAATGATGTCAGCGGTATGCTCGCTGCCTATCCTGGTGATTATTCCGTAGCTGCTTATCAAGACAGATTTATCGTCGCAGCAAATTCGACTGCATCGAATGGACTGCTGTTAGCTACAAATACGACATCACCGATTGATCTCGCGGCAAATGGTGCGACGACGCCCGCCCTGCGTGTGACTTCGACGAATCAAATCGCTATCGGACAAACTTCAGTTACCGGCCGCTTAAGTACAACTCCGACCAATTATGGCGACCTTGCCGTTGGAATGACTTACAACTCTCTAAATTGGTACCAACCTGATGCGACTGGATGGGCGGGATCATTTGCCTCGGCGGGAGAGCAAGGGTTGGTCGTTGCGACTGATACAACTACAGGTACAGTTTTCCAAGCTTCGTCGGGAGCTTATAACGTCGGCACTGCCAGACGTGCGAATCCACTATTAACTGTAAAGGGTACAGGTTTTGTCGGCATCAATACTTCGACTCCAGTGTCGGCTTTGAATATCGTGGCTGACAACAAAAGTGCTGATACCTATGACGACCTGAACATTCATACTTACCATGCCACGTACACGCCCGGAATTATATTAACCCGCGGGCGTGGCACCGAAGCGTCGCCCACTCCTCTTCTGGTAAATGATTTGTTAGGCAGCTATAACTTCCGTGGTTGGTCTACTTCCACAACTGTGGGTTCGGGCGCTAGCATTCAGGCTGTGGCCGAAGACAATTGGGCTTCGGGTGATACACCCACTAACATGCGTTTTTTAACTAATAGTGGTGCCTCCATAGCGGAAAGAATGCGCATCGCTGCTAATGGCTATGTGGGCATAGGTACAACGACCCCGACTTCAACTTTGGACGTTAATGGTTCTATTATTGCAAATGCCGGAGCCAACATCGCGATGAAAGCATCTACAGCCAGCGTCTATGATTCCGGAGATATAGTCTGGTTTAATAGTGATAACTCAGAGAAAGCTCGTATCAACGCCGGGACAGGGTCAGCAGGTATTCTGTATTTTTCTGTCGGCAGCCCCACTTCTACGAAAATGACGATTCAAAACGATGGAAATGTTGGGATCGGAACGGTCACGCCATCCTATAAATTGCATGTCATCGGCACGGCAGGCCTGTCGACAGGGACAGCTTGGACAAATGCCTCCGATGCTCGACTTAAAGATATCCACGGAGACTACGAATACGGTCTGAACGAAGTTTTGCAACTTCATACGGTTCGCTATTCTTACAAAAAAGACAATCCTTTGAAACTACCTTCTGATTATCAGAAAACTGGTTTCATCGCACAAGAAGTTCAAAAAGTAATTCCCGATGCTGTGACAAAACGTTCTGATGGGTATTTGGAATTGAACGTCGATCCGATTCACTGGGCCGTCGTGAATGCAGTTAAAGATCTTTATCACAGATGGTTTGATGACTCACAAATCATTCATGAAAAGATCTCTGAACAAGACAGAAAAATCGCCTCTATCGAGAGTGAAAATCAGATCTTAAAAGAAGAAAACAAGAAGCTACAAAAAGAGCACCAAGACATAAAAAACTGGATCTGCAAACATGATCCGGATCATACGATGTGCCATTAA
- a CDS encoding pseudouridine synthase, which translates to MSEDSTSQRVRLNKLIADSGLASRRHADKMIEEGMVTVNGKRVYELGVKVDPQHDKILVEGKVLRKPLSQKLYLIFNKPAGVLTTMDDPEGRPTIAEYLGDVPSRVFPVGRLDWDSEGMILLTNDGDYANKVAHPKEEVTKTYLVKLDGKPEPRHLQKLKDGVSIVGGKVSARHIEKIKKSGDNKSEKYEWYKIVITEGKNRQIRQMFAKIGFDVMRLQRVAIGRLRMGAMKAGELMFINDVAANRVFLADDPEDLKVKKNSYKGRAPAQKAAADSKKSAAEKEKAREKKMSAGKKKYAGGKLIAPKGPKRK; encoded by the coding sequence ATGTCTGAAGATAGCACCTCTCAAAGAGTTAGACTTAATAAACTAATTGCCGACAGTGGTTTGGCTTCCCGCCGCCACGCCGACAAAATGATCGAAGAAGGCATGGTCACTGTTAATGGCAAGCGCGTATACGAGCTTGGCGTGAAAGTAGACCCTCAGCACGATAAAATCCTGGTTGAAGGCAAAGTTCTTCGCAAACCACTTTCTCAAAAACTTTATTTGATCTTCAATAAGCCAGCGGGCGTTTTGACGACGATGGACGATCCAGAAGGTCGCCCAACGATCGCTGAATACCTTGGCGATGTTCCTTCACGTGTATTCCCTGTGGGTCGTCTGGACTGGGACTCTGAAGGTATGATCCTTTTGACGAATGATGGTGATTACGCCAACAAAGTTGCCCATCCAAAAGAAGAAGTTACGAAAACGTACTTGGTTAAATTGGATGGCAAACCAGAACCTCGCCACCTGCAAAAATTGAAAGATGGCGTATCCATCGTTGGTGGTAAAGTTTCTGCTCGCCACATCGAAAAGATCAAAAAATCGGGCGATAACAAATCTGAAAAGTACGAATGGTACAAAATCGTGATCACAGAGGGTAAAAACCGTCAGATCCGTCAGATGTTCGCTAAAATCGGTTTCGACGTTATGAGACTTCAACGTGTGGCGATTGGTCGCTTGCGTATGGGTGCGATGAAAGCCGGCGAGTTGATGTTTATCAATGACGTCGCTGCAAACCGTGTATTCTTGGCGGATGATCCAGAAGACTTAAAAGTTAAAAAGAATTCTTACAAAGGCCGCGCTCCTGCTCAAAAAGCTGCTGCTGACTCTAAAAAATCAGCTGCTGAAAAAGAAAAAGCTAGAGAGAAAAAAATGAGTGCTGGTAAGAAAAAATACGCGGGCGGTAAGTTAATCGCTCCTAAAGGTCCGAAAAGAAAATAG